Within the Fusarium keratoplasticum isolate Fu6.1 chromosome 1, whole genome shotgun sequence genome, the region tggcagtGGTAAGAAGGATAAACCCAGCACGGAACATCCAGGCCATAAATGGACCAGACTGTCTCACACgcgatgagaagaagaagttctTGCCGTATCCGTCTGGACCGAGAGAGTATGACTCTTGGCCTGCGAATAGACCCCAGCTGCGACCGATAATGCCCGTCTCTATCCCCGTCTGTGAGCCCTCGACTAGAGCACCCATGCCTTTAACCACCTGGACACCAAACACATTCGGCGCAGGGAGCACACCGCGTTTTGCAATTTCAGCGCTGCTCCTCGGTATGGGTGACAGTACAAAAGGTGCCGATGCGGCGGCGATCCTCGCGGAGCCGTAACTCATCTCGAGGTCGCACATGGAGTTGATGCTGCCACCACTGAAAGAGCCCCGGAGATCATCGAGCGAGACGAGCACCTCGCGAGTTGGGAGGGACATTGTTTCGCGGATGTGGCGCACGGCGAGGTAGGTTGGGAGGTCGGCTGGTACAGCACCCCAGCCGGCGGTCATAACTATCTAGGTGTGCTGTCAGTCGAGGTAAGGAAAGTTGCACAGGAGAGAGGTTACTCTTGAGCCTGATTTACGGGCTGTTTCGTCATACTTGGCTATTATGCCCTGCATCCACGGCATCTCTCCACTACTGTTTCTTTTGTAAATCGGGGGTTTCTGCAGTCAGTTGGAATACTTACCAGTCAACGTAATCAGTCCCATTCTCAGCGCAGGCCTTGATTACAGCCGTTCCACAGGTCGAAGAGTATGGACCAATAGTGTTGATAATAACGCGAGCCGTCTGGGCAAGCTCGGCGATGGCAGTGTCCGAGTTGAGATCAAGGGCGTAGACGGTGCCTGGAGTAGTCAGCATGGATGAAGGGTCTGGTGAAGCGAGGCTTGACGGACATGTTGCTCCTTTCCCCTTGAGCTCTTCCTGAAGATCCTTGAGCTTTTTCTGGTTTCGACCTGCGATGGCCCACGAGACGGTGTTGGGG harbors:
- a CDS encoding Sacchrp-dh-NADP domain-containing protein; its protein translation is MADKIDIVLLGATGYTGRLCAAYMTKAIPNTVSWAIAGRNQKKLKDLQEELKGKGATCTVYALDLNSDTAIAELAQTARVIINTIGPYSSTCGTAVIKACAENGTDYVDCSGEMPWMQGIIAKYDETARKSGSRIVMTAGWGAVPADLPTYLAVRHIRETMSLPTREVLVSLDDLRGSFSGGSINSMCDLEMSYGSARIAAASAPFVLSPIPRSSAEIAKRGVLPAPNVFGVQVVKGMGALVEGSQTGIETGIIGRSWGLFAGQESYSLGPDGYGKNFFFSSRVRQSGPFMAWMFRAGFILLTTAITKIPPLRNLATKTLFPPGTGPSEEQRRGNHFTYRTVAIPDQEGTSRRVEVKFAYQGDPYVFTGVSLTEAALVLLEGGTPAHQRGGILTSAMLGDKFVERLKGPQAGVEIEIKVVEE